Proteins encoded within one genomic window of Gigantopelta aegis isolate Gae_Host chromosome 2, Gae_host_genome, whole genome shotgun sequence:
- the LOC121377678 gene encoding peptidyl-glycine alpha-amidating monooxygenase A-like — MAQSVIALVLVALTTSMAFPRDDQLLQQLFEEYLQNRNAIQGPIEDPSWPSREVSANIGPVSGVAAGPQGEVFLLHRADHQWTVGTFRENNTYSTPEKGPISTDAILKVDGAKGNKLDSLGANLFYLPHGLTFDHAGNLWVTDVALHQVMKIPAGSKQPDLVLGQKFIPGSDDTHFCKPTDVAVISNGDFFVSDGYCNSRIIKFAPDGTILKQWGTKTGRLHTLTDSELNTPHSLALVEERDMICVADRENLRVQCYNAGIKDSTKTGLFMITLIDVFRAGKPYAISYDPTAKVMYVAVDPNGNQDGARGYTLTLTEISWRSGAMQDRYKVCPMTSQCQRMAATSTSATSRHPGRQ, encoded by the exons ATGGCGCAGTCCGTGATAGCACTTGTGTTGGTGGCACTGACCACAAGCATGGCTTTTCCCAGAGATGACCAGCTTTTACAACAATTGTTTGAAGAATATCTTCAGAATCGAAACGCGATACAG GGCCCCATAGAAGATCCCAGCTGGCCGTCTAGGGAGGTGTCCGCTAATATCGGGCCCGTATCCGGAGTGGCAGCAGGGCCACAAGGAGAAGTCTTTTTATTACACAGAGCCGATCACCAATGGACAGTGGG aACGTTCAGAGAGAACAACACGTACTCAACACCAGAGAAAGGTCCTATCAGCACGGACGCCattttgaaagttgacggggcCAAGGGGAATAAGTTGGATTCACTTGGCGCCAATTT GTTTTATCTACCTCACGGACTGACGTTCGATCACGCTGGCAACCTGTGGGTCACAGATGTCGCCCTGCACCAG GTGATGAAAATACCAGCGGGCTCCAAACAACCTGACCTCGTCCTTGGACAAAAATTCATTCCCGGAAGTGACGACACGCATTTCTGCAAACCCACCGACGTAGCAGTCATAAGCAATGGCGACTTCTTCGTCTCTGACGG aTACTGCAACAGCAGAATAATCAAATTTGCACCTGATGGAACCATTCTCAAACAGTGGGGAACGAAAACAG GCCGTCTACATACTCTTACCGACTCTGAGCTGAACACGCCCCACAGCCTTGCTCTTGTGGAGGAGAGGGACATGATCTGTGTCGCTGACAGAGAGAACCTACG AGTCCAGTGCTACAACGCCGGGATCAAGGACTCCACGAAAACAGGTTTATTCATGATTACGTTGATCGACGTTTTCCGGGCTGGAAAACCCTACGCCATCAGTTACGACCCAACAG CCAAGGTCATGTACGTTGCTGTTGACCCCAACGGAAACCAAGATGGTGCGCGGGGATACACCTTGACCTTGACGGAAATCAGCTGGAGGAGTGGGGCTATGCAGGATCG GTACAAAGTCTGCCCCATGACATCACAGTGTCAAAGGATGGCAGCGACATCTACATCGGCGACATCAAGA